TGCTCGTCCGCTCGTTATGATGTCGCCGAAAAGTCTCATTCGTAATCCTCGTGTCGCTTCACCTGCAGCAGAGTTCAGCGAAGGCAAGTTTGAGCCTGTGCTTGAGCAAGCAGGATTGGGCACGAAACCGGATCGCGTAGAGCGCATTGTTTTGTGCAGTGGTAAAATCGCCATCGATCTGGAAGATGCTTTTGAGAAAGATAATGCAGATTGGTCTTGGCTTCACATTATTCGTGTCGAACAGCTGTATCCGTTCCCGGCGGAAGAAATCAAGCGTGTACTTGCACGTTTCAGCAAGCTGAAAGAGCTGGTGTGGGTACAGGAAGAAAACAAAAACATGGGTGCCTGGACATACATGGAGCCTCGTCTTCGTGAAATCGCGCCAGAAGGAACAACCGTTAAATACGAAGGTCGCCCGGAACATGCGAGTCCTTCCAGCGGTTATCAACTTGTGCATGGCATGGAACAGCAACAGATCATTACATCCGCATTGAAGCAAACGACGAAGAATAATATTCCACTGGGGAGGTAACAGCTGTGAGTGAAATTAAAGTACCTGCAATGGGTGAGTCGATAACGGAAGGAACCGTATCCAGATGGCTGGTCAAAGAAGGCGAAACCGTTAATCAGGGTGATGTTCTTCTGGAACTGGAAACGGATAAAGTAAATATTGAGATCAGTGCTGAAGAGAGCGGTGTTCTTGAGAAAATTGTTCGCCAGGAAGGCGAGACTGTAGAAATTGGTGAAACGATTGGAACACTTTCAGCTGGAACTGGAGGAGGAAGCGGCGCGTCCGCTTCCCAACCAGCAGCAACAGAGCAGAAACAATCAGCTCCTGCACCGGAAGCTCCAACTCCGCCACCAGCACCCGTTGCTGCAGCACCGGAATCTTCGGATAGCAGCTCGAAGACAGCTTCACCATCTGCTCGTAAACTTGCACGTGAGCGTGGTATTGAGCTCGATCAGGTACAGAGCAAGGATCCGATTGGCCGTGTTTATCAGGATGATGTGAAAACTCACAACACGCAGGCTGCCGCTCCTACAGCGCCTCCTGCTAAAGCTCCCGCTGCAGCACCTAGTGCTCCGGCAGCAGGTGGTTCCACGTATACCAAACCAGTGGAGCGTCAACGTATGTCCCGCCGTCGTGCTACCATTGCGAAACGCCTGGTAGAAGCACAGCAGACTGCAGCGATGTTGACTACGTTTAACGAAGTGGATATGACGGCAATCATGGATGTTCGTAAACGTCGTAAGGACAAGTTCAAAGAGAAACATGAAATCAATCTCGGCTTCATGTCCTTCTTCACCAAAGCAGTTGTAGGCGCACTGAAAAAGTTCCCAACCATTAACGCGGAGATTGATGGCGAAGATGTAGTTCTCAAAAAGTACTATGATATCGGTATTGCGGTATCTGCCAAAGAAGGTCTTGTCGTACCGGTTGTACGTGATGCAGATCGTCTTGGCTTTGCTGAGATCGAGAAAAGCATTGCTGACCTGGCATCCAAAGCCCGTTCCAACACGCTGGCTTTGTCTGATCTGCAAGGAGGAACCTTCACCATTACCAATGGCGGAACGTTTGGCTCCTTGTTGTCCACACCAATTTTGAATACACCTCAAGTAGGTATTCTGGGTATGCACAAAATCCAGCTTCGTCCGGTAGCGATTGATGCAGAGCGGATGGAGAACCGTCCGATGATGTATATCGCCCTGTCGTACGATCACCGTATCATTGATGGTAGCGAAGCCGTACGTTTCCTCGTGACGGTAAAAGAATTGCTTGAAGATCCAGAGTCTTTGCTGATCGAAGGGTAATCCATAACGATTAACATTAAATTGCCATCTTATAAATAAAAAAAGTAAAGCCCCTGAACGCGGAGCACAGTGTATGCTGTGCACCCGTTCAGGGGCTTTCGTCATTGTATAGGTAATTTGTGTCGCATTATATGGAATCGGCGGTTTCTGCATGTGCTGTGGAATGATAGGCACTGTAGTCGGACGTATGCCTCTCCAGCCACTCCACGACATGCCCGGCAACCTCAGTCCGATTCGTTTCATGCAGCATTTCGTGGGCCCGCCCCCGGATAGAGGCGGTATTCAATATCCTCAAGCTCAAGCTCTCGATATTGGGAGACCAGGTTAAGCACTCCTTTGCCATGAAGTCCCACCGGATCTTGTTCACCCGAGAACAGATATACAGATTTATCCTTAGGAATACGTTTCATGTTGCGCGGCAAGTGAATGTCCAACAGCAGTTTGAAAAAGTCACGGAAAAAACCTGCAGAGCAGACGGCTCCACACAAAGGGTCATCCATAAACCGCTTGACCTCTTCGGAGTCCCGGGACAGCCAATCAAACGGCGTTGTTGCCGGACGGAAAGAACGGTTGAATCCGCCAAATACGAGCGCATTGAGCAGCATACTTGGATGACCCTTCCCCTGAATGCCACACTGCAAGAAAGCCAGTTTCTCTCCAATCCGAAGCAGACCGCGCTTGCCATTGGTGCCGGACAAAATAAATGCATGGTAACGCTCGTGGCCAGCATACATTAGATGCTGTACCAAAAACGACCCCATGCTATGCCCCATCAAAAAGAGGGGCACATCAGGGTTTTCTTTGGCGGCAACTTCGCCCAGATTCATCATGTCACTCGCCATCCAGCGGAAAGCATCTACGCCGGCATTGCCCAACAAATCCGAGTTTTCGACCGTTTTACCATGACCACGATGGTCATTCGCATAGACCGCGTAGCCGTGCGTGGTGAGATGTTGGGCAAATTCAGCGTATCGGGCAGCAGTCTCGCTCATGCCATGTGCAATCTGGACCACACCTTTGATGTTGCACTCCGGATCGGGAAGCCAGCGGTACACATGAATACGGGTACCTTCATTGCCAACCAGGCTAAAGGTAGATTCCTGCATCTCGTGTAAATCCTCCTTCACAGGTCACATTAAAGCCAGTTCAAATCAGGGAATTCACCCTTGAATAGATAGTTGATTATTCAATTAAGGCAAATAAGAGCGAAGAACAGTAGTGTTGCCATCCAGCGTATAGGAGCCCAGGTTGGCAGGCAGTAAGTAACATTGTCCAGCTTTCAATTCGATTTTATCCGATTCCGCGTTATCCCACTCCAGCGTTCCGCTACCTTCACAGACCACAAGAATAGTGAAGCTTTCAGCACTTGTAGAGAGCTCCCAACGTCCTGTAACAATCCCTTTTTCCACTACAAAGTATGGACATTCCGCAAGCTTCAGCCACTCACCTGGAGTTGCGTTGTTGGTTTTCATCGTCGTGGCGCCAGCACCCTCATAAGCCGTTACATTCAATGAATCCTCAACATGCAGCTCACGTGGTTTGCCATCCAAACCTGGACGATTATAATCGTAAATCCGGTATGTTGTATCCGAGTTTTGCTGAATCTCAGCCACAACTACACCTGCACATAGAGCGTGTACCGTTCCCGCAGGGATAAAGAACGTATCTCCAGCCTCTACAGGTACTTGACGAAGGGTATCCATGACCGTACCATTCTCCAGCGCTTCCTTCAGTACTTCACGGTCAACGCCTTCATTCAGGCCGTAGATGATATGAGCTCCTGGTTTGGCATCAAGCACATACCACATTTCCGTTTTGCCAAGCTCGCCAGGAGGGAGCGCTTCGTAATCATCTGTTGGATGAACTTGTACAGACAGATCATCGTTACAGTCAAGCAGTTTGATCAGAAGCGGGAATCGTCCGCCCTTTTCCGAAACTCCTTTGGTTCCAAGCCAAGCTGTGCCCAGTTGTTCACGGACTTCATCGAGGCCTTTTCCGGCAAGTGCTCCATTTAATACCTTGGTTGTACCATTGGGATGATCCGCAATCATCCAGCCTTCTCCTATATGTCCTTCAGGCGGCGTCAGGCCGAATTGCTCCAGCGCGCGGCCTCCCCATACACGTTCTTTGAACTCTGGTTGAAATTGCATTGGGTATGGCGTAGGCATTCCTAATCTCTCCTCTAGTATATGAAATGGTGGATCGCTTTAATCAATCATGACCGCGTAGTTGGCATGAGTGTAACAGTGAATACGGTTGCACGTCTTTATGTAGAACACAAATCGCATAAATTGAACCCAAAGAGTGCTTTGTTGCGATTGTGTCTAGTTTATTGCATTTGTCGAACAAAGGAAATTATTTTTTCTCGATGCCAATCAGAAAAGGAGAGGCGTCACGCTGCAATTGGCGATAAATCACCACTTGTGCCTGCTCTACAGGTAGAGCAGAGGACCACTCCAATACCGCATCCGCTTCCTGTGATCCTCCATCATGACCTGGATACAGCACAACGGTAATAATGCCGCGCGGCTTGAGCAATGCTAGTGCAGCCTGGAGAGCAGCAATAGTACTGTCTGTTTCCGTAATTATGGTGGAGTCCGCATCTTCCGAAGGCAGGTAACCCAGGTTGAACATTACAGCACCGACATTACCCTGCCATGTTTCAGGAACGGCCTCAGCCATTCGATCATGGCTTAATTGAAGCATGGAGATGGAGCCTAATTTTGCGCTATCCTCTTGTTTGCGAATACGGGCTTGTGCCAAGGTTAGTGCCTCGCTCTGAATATCGAAACCAATGACTTGACCACGTTTACCAACTTTTTGCGCCAGAAACAGAGTATCCGCCCCCGTTCCAACCGTTG
This window of the Paenibacillus marchantiae genome carries:
- the odhB gene encoding 2-oxoglutarate dehydrogenase complex dihydrolipoyllysine-residue succinyltransferase codes for the protein MSEIKVPAMGESITEGTVSRWLVKEGETVNQGDVLLELETDKVNIEISAEESGVLEKIVRQEGETVEIGETIGTLSAGTGGGSGASASQPAATEQKQSAPAPEAPTPPPAPVAAAPESSDSSSKTASPSARKLARERGIELDQVQSKDPIGRVYQDDVKTHNTQAAAPTAPPAKAPAAAPSAPAAGGSTYTKPVERQRMSRRRATIAKRLVEAQQTAAMLTTFNEVDMTAIMDVRKRRKDKFKEKHEINLGFMSFFTKAVVGALKKFPTINAEIDGEDVVLKKYYDIGIAVSAKEGLVVPVVRDADRLGFAEIEKSIADLASKARSNTLALSDLQGGTFTITNGGTFGSLLSTPILNTPQVGILGMHKIQLRPVAIDAERMENRPMMYIALSYDHRIIDGSEAVRFLVTVKELLEDPESLLIEG
- a CDS encoding alpha/beta fold hydrolase — translated: MQESTFSLVGNEGTRIHVYRWLPDPECNIKGVVQIAHGMSETAARYAEFAQHLTTHGYAVYANDHRGHGKTVENSDLLGNAGVDAFRWMASDMMNLGEVAAKENPDVPLFLMGHSMGSFLVQHLMYAGHERYHAFILSGTNGKRGLLRIGEKLAFLQCGIQGKGHPSMLLNALVFGGFNRSFRPATTPFDWLSRDSEEVKRFMDDPLCGAVCSAGFFRDFFKLLLDIHLPRNMKRIPKDKSVYLFSGEQDPVGLHGKGVLNLVSQYRELELEDIEYRLYPGAGPRNAA
- a CDS encoding class I SAM-dependent methyltransferase, which encodes MGFLSVLSCAHQWISSRLQPGDLAIDATVGTGADTLFLAQKVGKRGQVIGFDIQSEALTLAQARIRKQEDSAKLGSISMLQLSHDRMAEAVPETWQGNVGAVMFNLGYLPSEDADSTIITETDSTIAALQAALALLKPRGIITVVLYPGHDGGSQEADAVLEWSSALPVEQAQVVIYRQLQRDASPFLIGIEKK
- a CDS encoding type I phosphomannose isomerase catalytic subunit, which codes for MPTPYPMQFQPEFKERVWGGRALEQFGLTPPEGHIGEGWMIADHPNGTTKVLNGALAGKGLDEVREQLGTAWLGTKGVSEKGGRFPLLIKLLDCNDDLSVQVHPTDDYEALPPGELGKTEMWYVLDAKPGAHIIYGLNEGVDREVLKEALENGTVMDTLRQVPVEAGDTFFIPAGTVHALCAGVVVAEIQQNSDTTYRIYDYNRPGLDGKPRELHVEDSLNVTAYEGAGATTMKTNNATPGEWLKLAECPYFVVEKGIVTGRWELSTSAESFTILVVCEGSGTLEWDNAESDKIELKAGQCYLLPANLGSYTLDGNTTVLRSYLP